The following proteins come from a genomic window of Gimesia chilikensis:
- a CDS encoding carboxypeptidase-like regulatory domain-containing protein, whose protein sequence is MSACLDTMRQLTRGTAILFAVMFTTLSGCGGSASGPDIDMIPVTGSVTMDGEPLVGAMVEFHPTGGTKGNGAFGLTDEAGKFTLTDYHSNPGCPPGEYGVTFSKITLPDGSPIPPDSQQGGVGMKEQIPPGYNLFKPHAIIQAASVKAPESTFEFQLDSKFKPPQSFYHE, encoded by the coding sequence ATGAGCGCGTGCTTAGATACGATGCGTCAATTGACTCGAGGAACCGCGATCCTTTTCGCGGTAATGTTTACTACTCTTTCCGGTTGCGGCGGTTCGGCTTCCGGTCCCGACATTGATATGATTCCTGTTACGGGATCCGTGACGATGGATGGAGAACCGCTTGTCGGTGCGATGGTTGAATTTCATCCCACGGGCGGAACCAAAGGGAATGGCGCTTTTGGCCTGACCGATGAGGCGGGCAAGTTTACTTTGACGGACTACCATTCGAATCCGGGATGCCCTCCCGGGGAGTACGGGGTGACCTTCTCGAAGATCACACTCCCGGACGGATCTCCGATTCCTCCTGATTCTCAACAAGGTGGAGTCGGGATGAAAGAACAGATTCCCCCGGGCTATAACCTGTTCAAGCCACATGCGATTATCCAGGCAGCCTCAGTCAAAGCGCCGGAATCGACATTCGAATTTCAACTCGACTCAAAATTCAAACCCCCGCAGTCGTTTTATCATGAATAG
- a CDS encoding SMI1/KNR4 family protein — protein MRNAIQDLMKLVPPSTGKTRFSYEDQLNVEYGDPVLLPRDYIDFLNQYSVGAFTEDGYPSWDILDLISDGGTSFSMEYIALAREKCAEEPEINPAVYPTLPGLLPWGAYNQGCTFYWWVAGDPDTWEVVADRGDQAFHVQLSMTEFLLKLFSDQLHELYPQGFMSDLDIGYMPRYEG, from the coding sequence TTGAGAAATGCCATTCAGGATTTAATGAAATTAGTTCCCCCTTCAACAGGAAAAACCAGGTTTAGCTATGAGGATCAACTAAATGTTGAATATGGTGATCCTGTTCTTTTGCCGCGGGATTATATCGATTTTCTAAATCAATATTCCGTGGGGGCATTTACCGAAGATGGTTATCCAAGCTGGGATATTCTGGATTTGATTTCTGACGGGGGGACATCATTCTCAATGGAATACATCGCATTAGCCAGGGAAAAATGCGCAGAGGAACCTGAAATAAATCCTGCTGTCTACCCAACTCTTCCGGGCTTATTGCCATGGGGTGCGTACAACCAGGGTTGCACATTTTACTGGTGGGTCGCAGGAGATCCCGATACCTGGGAGGTTGTTGCCGATCGAGGTGATCAAGCATTTCATGTTCAATTATCAATGACCGAATTTTTATTGAAATTGTTTTCAGATCAGTTACATGAGTTGTATCCGCAGGGCTTTATGAGCGACCTTGATATTGGTTACATGCCCCGGTATGAGGGGTAA
- a CDS encoding PF20097 family protein: protein MSTIPRCPDCETEMEKGFVPDNTFLGALQTVWHPGDPESADRSVFGMKLKNRTQTVHVDESGTRKITTYRCPTCGLLRSYAE from the coding sequence ATGAGTACCATACCACGCTGCCCTGACTGCGAAACGGAGATGGAAAAAGGATTTGTCCCGGATAATACCTTTCTGGGAGCCCTGCAAACGGTGTGGCATCCAGGTGATCCTGAAAGTGCTGACCGCTCTGTTTTCGGAATGAAGTTAAAGAACAGAACTCAGACGGTGCATGTCGACGAATCCGGAACGAGAAAGATTACAACCTATCGCTGCCCGACGTGTGGTCTGCTGCGGTCGTATGCGGAGTGA